Proteins co-encoded in one Spiroplasma gladiatoris genomic window:
- the lepA gene encoding translation elongation factor 4, with amino-acid sequence MDKSKIRNFSIIAHIDHGKSTLADRILELTGSVDKREMQAQLLDSMDIERERGITIKLNSVQLKYKAKDGEEYVFHLIDTPGHVDFTYEVSRSLAACEGALLVVDASQGIEAQTLANVYLALDNNLEIIPVINKVDLPAADPERVKEEIENVIGIDCSNAPMISAKTGLNVEDVLEAIVKFVPYPIDADDNKPLKALIFDSYYDKYRGVMVSIRVVEGSVKVGQQIQMMQSKATYEVTEIGVKTPFEVKKDKLEAGEVGWLSASIKTVRDVQVGDTITTKENGATEPLDGYKKMNPMVYCGIYPVDTAKYKDLKEALEKISLSDASLVYEAESSQSLGFGFRCGFLGLLHMDVIQERLEREYDLTLIATAPSVIYKVNMTNNEIIEIDNPAFLPDPQKINTIEEPYVKVSIMTPDRYLGDLMGLCQDKRGNYIDIDYIDDTRRNLVYEMPLNEIVFDFFNKLKSISKGYASFDYELIGYKPSKLVKMDIMLNGEVVDALSTIVHKDFAYHRGKVLTEKLKEIIPRQNFEVPVQAAIGSKIIARETIKAMRKNVLAKCYGGDISRKKKLLEKQKEGKKRMKAIGSVEVPQEAFIAVLKLDD; translated from the coding sequence ATGGACAAATCAAAAATTAGAAATTTTAGTATAATTGCTCATATTGATCACGGAAAATCAACATTAGCAGATCGTATTTTAGAGTTAACAGGAAGTGTTGATAAAAGAGAAATGCAAGCTCAATTATTAGATTCTATGGATATTGAAAGAGAACGTGGAATTACTATTAAATTAAACTCTGTTCAATTAAAATATAAAGCCAAAGATGGTGAAGAATATGTGTTTCATTTAATTGACACTCCAGGACATGTTGATTTTACTTATGAAGTTTCAAGAAGCTTAGCAGCTTGTGAAGGTGCTTTGCTTGTAGTTGATGCAAGCCAAGGAATAGAAGCCCAAACTTTAGCAAATGTTTATTTAGCTTTAGACAATAATTTAGAAATAATCCCAGTAATAAATAAAGTTGACTTACCAGCAGCTGATCCTGAACGTGTAAAAGAAGAAATTGAAAATGTAATTGGAATTGATTGTTCAAATGCACCAATGATAAGTGCAAAAACTGGACTAAATGTAGAAGATGTTTTAGAAGCAATTGTTAAATTTGTACCTTATCCAATTGATGCAGATGATAATAAACCTTTAAAAGCACTAATTTTTGATTCGTATTATGATAAATATCGTGGAGTTATGGTTTCAATTAGAGTTGTAGAAGGTAGTGTAAAAGTTGGACAACAAATTCAAATGATGCAATCAAAAGCAACATATGAAGTTACAGAAATTGGTGTTAAAACTCCTTTTGAAGTAAAAAAAGATAAGTTAGAAGCAGGAGAAGTTGGGTGACTAAGTGCCTCAATTAAAACTGTTAGAGATGTCCAAGTTGGAGATACAATTACAACAAAAGAAAATGGCGCAACTGAACCACTAGATGGTTATAAAAAAATGAATCCAATGGTTTATTGTGGAATTTATCCTGTTGATACTGCAAAATACAAAGATTTAAAAGAAGCATTAGAAAAAATAAGTCTAAGTGACGCTAGTTTAGTATATGAGGCTGAAAGTTCTCAATCATTAGGTTTTGGATTTAGATGTGGATTTTTAGGTTTATTACATATGGATGTAATTCAAGAAAGACTAGAAAGAGAATATGATTTAACTTTAATCGCAACAGCTCCTTCTGTTATATATAAAGTAAATATGACAAATAATGAAATAATTGAAATTGATAATCCAGCATTTCTACCTGACCCTCAAAAAATAAATACTATTGAAGAACCTTATGTAAAAGTTTCGATAATGACACCAGATCGATATTTAGGTGATTTAATGGGTTTATGTCAAGATAAACGTGGTAATTATATTGATATTGATTATATTGATGATACAAGAAGAAATCTTGTTTATGAAATGCCTTTAAATGAGATAGTTTTTGATTTTTTTAATAAATTAAAATCAATTTCAAAAGGATATGCTTCTTTTGACTATGAATTAATTGGTTATAAACCATCAAAACTTGTTAAAATGGATATCATGTTAAATGGTGAAGTAGTTGATGCTTTATCAACAATAGTCCATAAAGATTTTGCTTATCATAGAGGAAAAGTTTTAACAGAAAAGTTAAAAGAAATAATACCTCGTCAAAACTTTGAAGTGCCAGTTCAAGCAGCAATTGGTTCAAAAATTATTGCTAGAGAAACAATTAAAGCTATGCGAAAAAACGTTTTAGCCAAGTGTTATGGTGGAGATATTTCACGTAAGAAGAAATTATTAGAAAAACAAAAAGAAGGTAAAAAACGTATGAAAGCAATTGGTTCTGTTGAAGTTCCACAAGAAGCTTTTATAGCAGTTTTAAAATTAGACGATTAA
- a CDS encoding M48 family metallopeptidase: MLKIKKSLSYKSQIIEYDLTLRDQKYIRLKVVDNNLSVSAPLNIEDWEIENFIYKNIAKILKIIEFKEKNKKIKIANPGFIKIFDQKKEAFFRVEPNEKQSNTYKLYDNVELTLKHLYKKLSIEYYDIFENKVNLWKDKMQLDFKNLTVKEMKGKWGVCYPEKSKIVLNIRLIHYPVEALEYVIVHELTHLVHKNHSKNFWYHVQKYLPNYKEHSNLLKVVF, encoded by the coding sequence ATGTTAAAAATAAAAAAATCATTAAGTTATAAATCTCAAATTATTGAGTATGATTTAACATTAAGAGATCAAAAATATATCAGATTAAAAGTAGTAGATAATAATTTGTCAGTTTCTGCACCTTTAAATATAGAGGACTGAGAAATTGAAAACTTTATTTATAAAAATATAGCAAAAATTTTAAAAATAATTGAATTTAAGGAAAAAAACAAAAAAATTAAAATTGCAAACCCTGGGTTCATAAAAATATTTGATCAAAAAAAAGAAGCATTTTTTAGAGTAGAGCCAAACGAAAAACAAAGCAATACCTATAAACTTTATGATAATGTTGAATTAACTTTAAAGCATTTATATAAAAAATTATCAATTGAATATTATGATATATTTGAAAATAAAGTTAATTTATGAAAAGACAAAATGCAACTTGACTTCAAAAATCTAACTGTTAAAGAAATGAAAGGAAAATGAGGAGTTTGTTATCCTGAAAAATCAAAAATAGTTTTAAATATTAGACTAATTCATTATCCAGTTGAAGCTTTAGAATATGTTATAGTTCATGAATTAACTCACTTAGTTCATAAAAATCACTCTAAAAACTTTTGATATCATGTTCAAAAATACCTACCAAATTATAAAGAACATAGTAATTTGCTAAAAGTAGTATTTTAA